In the genome of Methanobacterium bryantii, the window TTTTAAGGAATTTAAATAGGTTGGGGGCGTAGTTTAGTTTAATAATAGTTTGATGTTTAAATGGAGTTAACACGGAAAAGTAAATTGAAGGCATGGTGTCAAATGATCAAAAGTTAATATGTAATATCTTATTAGTAATATTCATATTTCAGGTATTAATATCTTTGTAATTAAGCATTAAAATGTATTTTAATCAGTTTAAAATGATTGCTATAATATAATAGGCCTTTAAAATAATTTAAAATTTTAACCATAAAAAGATATTACATTAGAAAATGCAATGTTTTTGGGAATAAAAAGTAGGTAGATATTAACTCATTTATCATAAAAAGAATAATTAGATCTTATTTTTTAACGTAACTTAATTCTCATTCAATGATCCGGGTGATTGTACCTATTCCTTTACTTCGACCTTCTCTAAATATAATTTTTTGACCCTCTTTAACAGAAAAAGGCCTATATTTAAATTGCATTTTAACTTTACCTGTATCTCCGGCAGACATATACTCTTTGTCAAGAGGTTCAAAGATAACAGTTTCTGCAATTGTTTCTATATGAGTTATGCATTCATAACCTTCTTTAATTGTTGTTGGATGTACTAATATAGCAACATCTGCCTCAAATTTCTTAACAGATCGTTTTTCATAGTTAGGATCACATAAAATCATGCCTCTTTTAATATCCTCGATATTTGCTCCTTTTATTGAGATTCCAACGACATCTCCAGCTTCAGCATAATCTTTTTTGTAGTAGTGCATTTCAATGGATTTTGCCCTAACGTCCATAAATTTTCCAGTTCCATCGGGGCCTAGAAGCAGTTTATCACCGTTTTTAATTCTTCCCTGTCTTACTGTCCCGCTTACGACTACTCCAGCACCTACAACGGAATATATCTTATCTATATACATCATGAATGGTTTTAGTGAATCCTCTTCCTTTGCCTCAACTTCAAGGTTTAAAAATAATTCATCAAGAAGTTCCAGGCCGTCACCAGTTAATGAAGAAACATTTATCACTGGGACAAGATGTTGATTAGCGTGTTCTGCCACAAATTTAGCGTCTTCACATGTTTTTATCATGTAAGGAATTCTTCCAACAAGTTTTAAAAGATTGAATACTTCATCTTTTGTGTCTTTTATTTTTTCAGCGCTTACCATGTCAATTTTGGTAATTACAACAATTAAAGGCAAATCCATGGCCATTATAATTCCAATATGCTCTCGGGTAATGTGAGTTGGCCCCTGATCTGCAGCTATTGTAACAAGCCCATAATCCAACTTTTGACCTACAATTCCTCTTATAGTTGTTCTAAGCCAGGGCTCATGGCCTACAGTATCTACAAAGCATATGAGCTTGTCACAATCTTCAACAGCCTTCGCCTTTTCTTTTTTATTTAATGGATTTTTAACCCTTACAGGTTCTCTATTACAGAATCCATAGATTGCAAAGGAGAGATCTGCTGAAAGCCCTCTCTCTATTTCATGTTTCTGCAGATCTAAAAATATCCGTGTCCTGCCGGAGCCATCATCTAGGCTGCCGGTGGTCAAAGTACCAATAAGCGTGCTTTTTCCATGGTCTACATGTCCTGCAACGCCTACAAGCATGTGATCTCGCTTAGAAAGATCTTTTTTACCAATAAAAACTCGAGCTACATCGCCGTTGTTTCCAGGATACTTTTCAACTTTTAAAATGGTGGAATTTATCTCTTCTGCGATACTTTTTAAAACAAATAGTGATTCTTCCATTTTCTCATCTGAGAGTCCCAGAAGGTTTCCATCATCATCTACACCTATAAAATAAATAGCTTCTCCGCTACCCCGTTCCATCCTGTATTTCATCTGGGATGCAAGGCGCTGTTTTCTATCTTTTTGAAGATGATAATCTTTTTTAAGGCTTTCTTTAAATTCTATATTTCTTCTTTCACCTTTTTTTGTAATATTATAGATGCTGCTTGTCATGAGATTGAGCTATTTACAATTTCTTAAATAAGGTAATATCAGATTTTATCGGCGGTTGTAAAAACCGCGCCGCCGTATTTCTCTTCCTGTAATTCTTTAACTTTCTGGATGGCTAACTGCACATCTTCAGTTTTTGCAAGGATACGTCGACTTTTAACCTTAAATATTTTACCGCAAACGCATTTTTTTTGAATTACTCCTTCTTTGGAGTACATTGCACGTCCACAGTTACATCTAAATATGAGATACATGAAATCACGTGTTAACTTATTGAATATTATTTTTGTTTTAATTTTTAAATTCACTGGATTGTATTAATAATGTAACTTCACTTTATTTAAAATTTTTTAAAAAAAAGAATTTAGAAATATCTAATTTGGCCAAAAAGTTGGCTTTCGGTCTGCAATCATCCCCATCCAAAAACTTTGCCTAATATCGGGTTGAATGTGTTAAAAATTGTAATAATTATTGGATTAATGACTGCAGAAATTTTGAGAATTAATGGATAAAATACATTGGGTATCGTAAGGAATGCCCCTATGGATGCACCAATATTGGTCCCAACTACAACTATTAAAACTCTAAAAAGGTTGTTATCCCAGAAATCCCTTAAACTTTCGCAGTCTTTAAAACCTGCCAGGTCATCCATCCCTACTTTTCTTCCTTTGGCTTCTACAATTCCTGAAAACCATCCTGCAGCAAGAAGAGGATGTAGAACTGTTAATGGGGCCACAACAAATGCAGTTACTGCAGAATAAATCTTTGATCCTGATAGAATACAACCTGCAAAGGATAATCCGCTTGTTAGCAGCACGTATTGGAGGATGCTGGTCTGTATATTAATTCCACTAAAAAATGCCATTGCAAACACTGCGATGAAAACAACGGGTATTAAAAACAGCAGGATCTGCATAAATGAAAATCTGGATTTTTTAACGCCTAAAAGGTCGTAAAGTGGAGGTATATCATCTGGATTATTGATATATTTTGTAATTCCCTCTTTATGCCCCGCACCTACCACTGCAACTACACTTTCATCTGGAATATCTGTAAGCATTCTTGCCATGTACTGGTCCCTTTCATTTACCAGAACATCGTATGCTTTGGGTGACATTTCCTTAAAATAGCCCATAACCTCTTCGAGGGCATCTCCTTCGGTTATACTTTCAATATCTTCAATTTCTTCATCTTTGCTGAAGAAAGATGCTATTAAGCCGTATATGAACTTCATTTTTTCGATGATGCTCATTTTGTTTAATGCACGGTTCAGGGTTATTGAAATGTCACGGTCTATTAAGGCAATTTTTGCACCTATTTCGTTTGCCGCTTCTATTGCAGCCATCATCTCTGATCCAGGTTTAACACCTACATCATCACCTATTCTGCGCTGCATATATGATAAAAATCCGCTAACTAAGAATAAGGTCAGGTTGTCACCTTTAATCAGTTTTTTAATTTGAAATTCCTCTTTGGGAGTTTCAACCCCTTCTTTTTCATTTAATAGATTAGTATAACGATTAATGTCCAGTTCAATAGCGACAACGTCTGGTTTTTTCTCTAAAATGCTATTTCGAACTTTTTCAACACTTTTTTCTGATACATGCGCTGTTCCGATTATTTCAAGTGATTCTGGTGCCATAGAAATCTCACGTTTTAATTTGTATAATTCTTAATGATCCCTTTTTCATATATGGGGATAATATCATATATATTTTTTTTAATACTAAACTTTATGTCTTCCAAAAATCCAAGTTTTTGGAGGGTCAAAGAAGACTTTGAATTCATGATTGCTTTTTTAACCATTTCTTCGTCTCTCGATGCCATGTATGCTGCCATGGCCATTTCATCAAGTTCGTAATTTTTAAGGTAAGATATTATTTCTCCAGCTCCAAGGAAATCTTCAATTGCAAATCTTCCTCTAACTCCTGCCATTACTATTTCTATATGATCTTCAGCAATTTCAGAAGCTTTTTGGGCTACAGATTTTGCATTTATAAATGATCCAACCAGTGCTGTTGCGTTTATTCCTTCAAGAATTCGGGTACCATTTGTAGTGGTAAGTACAAGGGTGTCTCCGCTGAAATTTTGCATTTCAACCGGTGAATTTCCAGTATCAAATCCTGGAATGGGAGCTCCATCTCTTTCACCTGCAAGGACTGCATTGTACTTTTTGGCAAGTTCTATTGCGTTATCTTTATCTTTCACTGCTATAACTTTATTAAAATTATTTAGAGCAACATTTATAGTAGCACTAGCTCTTAAAACATCTACCATAATTGCAACATCTTTAGAGATTGATTTATCTAAACTTAAAGAAACTAACATTAAAAACACCAAAAATAGGGAAATTTAACAAATAAAAACGAAATTAATGGGTATCTCATTAAATTTTTTCAGTACCCAAATGTCTTTACAGAACAATTTTAACTAATTTTTTCAGCAAAACCAAAACGTCTTCTTACAGAAACAATTTTAACTTTAACTTCTTCTCCAGCTTTTGTACCGGGTACAAATACCACAAAACCATTTATACGGGTAATTCCATCGCCTTCTTTACCCACATCTTCTATTTTCACATCATATTCTTCCCCTTCTGAAATAGGGGCAGTTTTTGGACCTTGATCTGTTCCGAACAATTCATTCACTTCCTTCGACCAAAACTAAGTTGGTCTTATTTAGATATACGGTTAAGTTATTATATAAATGTTTTCATAACATTATTAACAACTGCTTATTTGTAGAATTTAAGGAATTTCATTGATTTAAAATAGTATTTAAGTGTTTTGATCATGCATATAAAACTAACAGTATATTAAACCAAACTAAAATTTGAATTAAAGGATAAAAATTTAAGAGGATGATAGGCTTGAATGACGATGATAAAACAATAGAATCAATGGTAGAAGAGTACAAAATGAGTATGGGTGGGTCATTTTTCAACAATTTCACTAAAGAACCTGAAAAAGATATTGAACTGGAAGAATTAATAATTAAAAAGGGGATAGATAATCATCTTTTTGATACCCATGAACTGTTATCAATTTATGATGATCTATCTGAGTATAATAAAAGGGAATTTTTCCAGAGAGTAGTCGTGGCATTTATTAAATTTAAATTTCAGGAAGATGCTGTGGAATGATCTAAGCAGGTCTAATATTGTTTTATTTAAATAATTATTTTATTTTCTATATTTTAGATTTAATTATTCTCCACCAGTTATAACGTCTAAATCTTCTTGTGTAAGTGGTTTTCCTTTTAGAAGTACTTTTTCTCCAATTGCATCGACCATATTGCATGGAATAACTTTGGTTTCTCCACGTCCTATTTTGCCAGTGATGCTTGCTTCTCGAAGTACAAGACCTTCAATTCTGCGGTTTCTAAAATCTAAATCGATATCTTCTACTTCTCCAACTACATTTCCTTTTCCATCTATTACTTCTTTACCTTTAATATCATCTATTTTCATATTAATCACTCTTTTAATTAATCATAAAGATTTTTAATTTAAATTACATTTTTTAAGCCAATTTGAACCTTTTTAAGATGTGCTGTTTAATAAATAGGATACACTCCTGTTTGTAATACATATTATATTGCTTTTATTATATTAAAATTCCTCAAAAATTCATGAATTTTTTAAGAGTGAAACATATTATGTATTTTCTAAAATTCGGTGAATTGTGGTAGGTATGATTTTATATTAACTGATAAAAACATCAAATTTAAATATTTTAAAACCAAGGGTAGACTATGAAATTTTCCTTAAAAGTTGTAACAACTCCTATGTGTGAAGAAATCGTAAAGCTTGCAGGTATTTCAAACTATGTAGTAAATAAAACTCCAGATTCAGTTGGAGCAGATATAGCTGTTGTTTTATCTGAAACTAAATTATCCACTAAATCTATTAAAATTAAGTTGAATACGTTCTCACAGATTAAAGAAAGTATAGAAATGCTTTCTGAGAAGTTTGAAACTTCCCCTTTAGATTACGAAATTAAAGAAATTGTGGGATCTAAAAAAAATCGAAAGATAAAAGTAAAAGTTTATTCAAATTTTTTAAAGGAGATAGTAAAAGATATGGGTTTTAGCGTGGCTGATAAAGATTATAATTTTGTGGTTTATCCTGATTATATGAAAGATAATGTGGTAAATGAAGATGTAGAAACTGTTGAAATACCGTCCCACAAAAATGTACCTTTATCTGCAATAGAACGGGCTGAAATGAGGTATAACATTCTGGAGAAAAGATTATGTATGAAACCTTAACTTACACTGGAGGAGTTCACAAGCATGAAGAGATTACAGAGCTTATAGAAGATCTGGGTGGATTTGTACTTCAGGAAAACCTGAGTCAAATGGATCTCGTTATAACACTTGCTGTTCCAATAGAAGACGTGGATAAAGTTCAGGAAAAGGCAAAAGAACTCCTTGGAACAGTAAAAATTGCCCCAATGGCAGGTACGGAGATTGCTATAGTTTCTCCAACTCTTGCAAGGCAGCACCTTCCCCATTCTGCGTGTGATATTTCAGAATATCTCAGGAGATATGGAGCAAAGGACAACATGATTGGGCTTTCCCGTGGAGCTGGAAAGGGCATATCCAGAATTTCACAGGATGAAAAAAAGCTAATCGAAGAACATGATCTGGCTGTTTTTGCACTTGGAAGCTTTAGGGAGTGTATATTGGACAAAACACATCTTTTTGAAGACCTTGAAATCCCTGTAGTCGTAACTGGAGCTCCAGATATAGATGTCGAGGATATTCCTGGAGCAAGTGCATATGTGGGGGGATTGGGTAGAATTCCCAGCAGGCTTAAACGTGGAGAACATATCAGGGCCCTCAGAAGTCTGGCTGAAACTGTTGAGGGAATTCTTGATGATAGAAGGAAAGAAATAACTGAAGATCCACCTATTGTGCCATCAATACTTGTAAAAACGGAGATTGAAAACCAGATACATGCAGTAAAAGATGTTTATTCACCAGCCCCAGTTGTAAGTCAGCTGGATGGGGTAAGGGTTAAATTGAATTATGATGAATATAAAGATGAAATTGGAAAAGTTAAGGTGGATGAGTACATTTTAGAAGATGTTTCCGAAATAAGGAGATCTTTAATGTACGATTATATTCTGGTTAAGCTGCTACCTGAATCTTCTATTCTTTAGTTATAACTCTAAATATTAAAAAAGCACTTTGATTTTCACCTGATTTTTTATTTTATTATTAAATGGGAGTTTATTATCGAATTATTTTATAATTTAGAGATAATATAAAAAAATTAAAATATTATGTGATATAGAAGTAACTATAAGAAGATTAAAAACTGGTTTTGTATTGGAGTCTAAAAATGAGGAGAATTATTCAGCTTGCTCTATTCTTATCCGTATTTTTCTTAGGATTCTTAGCTATTGATTACTATATTTTTAATAGATTGGGCATGCTGTTAGGCGTATCTCAGACTATAATCACAATAATGGTAATTATATTTACCGCTGCTTATCCTGTTGCAGCGGTACTTGAAGGTACCTTATCCAATGAATTTACGCGTATAGTTTACACGTTATCTGCTACGTGGATGGGTATTGCACTTGTTTTAGGGTATACTCTTCTTGTTTATGAAATATTGAACTTTGTATTTAATATTCCGTCATTTACTGCAGGAATTGCAGTAATTATAGTCGCTTCCGTTATAAGCGCATATTCAATTGTTAACAGTTTGCATCTGAATATTAGGGAAATTGAGATACCAATACTAAATTTAGAGCGAGAATTGAGAATTGCTCAAATAAGTGATACTCATATTGGACCTATCAGAAATTCTGGATTTATGAAAGAAATAGTTAAAAAAATTAGCCTTTTAAATCCAGATCTTGTATTAATAACAGGAGACCTTGTTGAAGGAACTGTAGGTTTACACCCTTCTATGTTTGATTCAATTAATAAACTTAAATCCCGGATTTTTTTTGTAACAGGCAATCATGATATGTATGGAGGGCTGAAAAACGTTTTTGAGGTTCTTAAAACTACAAATATTAATATACTGCGAAATGAAGTGGTTGAATTTGAAGGTTTGCAGATAGTTGGGGTTGGGTATTCAACCCAGAGAAATTACCTTAAAACTGTACTTCCGGGGTTAAATATTGATAAATCAAAGCCTTCACTTCTCATGTATCACGTACCTATAGAAGTTGAATATGCGAGTGAAGCTGGCATTGACCTGCAGCTTTCAGGACACACTCATAAAGGGCAGATATTCCCATTGAATTTCCTTGGAAGACTTGTTTTTCCGTATTTCCAGGGATTATATAATCATAATGGAACACAGGTTTATGTATCTCCGGGAACTGGAACATGGGGCCCCCCAATGAGATCTGGTTCTAAAAGTGAAATAACCTTAATTAATCTCAAAAAGAAGTAATTTGGGATATATGTAAATAGGGGCATTATGCTAATTTATTCACAAGTTAGTGCAACTATATTTAAATTAGGATGAATAAACATCTTTAGATTTTTCATCAGTATATCTGGGTTAATTTTTAATTTTAATAGTTAAAAACTACTTTAAATGTTTTAATAAGCAGTTTACTTATTCAAAAAATTTAAAACGTATGCATGTTACTTATATATGATTTTAAAGAGTAATAAATTGATTTGAATAAATTAAAAGTTTATTTTATGTTTTTTTATTATGCTCAAAATTTTTCATTTTAGGGTTATGAATAAATATTCAAAACCTTTATATAACAGTTATGAATATATATTCATAACATGGTGAGGCCGAGAAGATTTAGAAGAATATTCCAAGAGCATCAAATCAGATGCTTCAGGCCGGATTTAGAGGGTAATGCTGACCATATTGATCCTGTAGAGATTACAATGGATGAAATTGAAGCAATTAGGTTAAAAGATTATCAAGACCTTAAACAAGGA includes:
- a CDS encoding TraB/GumN family protein, which gives rise to MAPESLEIIGTAHVSEKSVEKVRNSILEKKPDVVAIELDINRYTNLLNEKEGVETPKEEFQIKKLIKGDNLTLFLVSGFLSYMQRRIGDDVGVKPGSEMMAAIEAANEIGAKIALIDRDISITLNRALNKMSIIEKMKFIYGLIASFFSKDEEIEDIESITEGDALEEVMGYFKEMSPKAYDVLVNERDQYMARMLTDIPDESVVAVVGAGHKEGITKYINNPDDIPPLYDLLGVKKSRFSFMQILLFLIPVVFIAVFAMAFFSGINIQTSILQYVLLTSGLSFAGCILSGSKIYSAVTAFVVAPLTVLHPLLAAGWFSGIVEAKGRKVGMDDLAGFKDCESLRDFWDNNLFRVLIVVVGTNIGASIGAFLTIPNVFYPLILKISAVINPIIITIFNTFNPILGKVFGWG
- a CDS encoding metallophosphoesterase, which codes for MRRIIQLALFLSVFFLGFLAIDYYIFNRLGMLLGVSQTIITIMVIIFTAAYPVAAVLEGTLSNEFTRIVYTLSATWMGIALVLGYTLLVYEILNFVFNIPSFTAGIAVIIVASVISAYSIVNSLHLNIREIEIPILNLERELRIAQISDTHIGPIRNSGFMKEIVKKISLLNPDLVLITGDLVEGTVGLHPSMFDSINKLKSRIFFVTGNHDMYGGLKNVFEVLKTTNINILRNEVVEFEGLQIVGVGYSTQRNYLKTVLPGLNIDKSKPSLLMYHVPIEVEYASEAGIDLQLSGHTHKGQIFPLNFLGRLVFPYFQGLYNHNGTQVYVSPGTGTWGPPMRSGSKSEITLINLKKK
- a CDS encoding GTPBP1 family GTP-binding protein, giving the protein MTSSIYNITKKGERRNIEFKESLKKDYHLQKDRKQRLASQMKYRMERGSGEAIYFIGVDDDGNLLGLSDEKMEESLFVLKSIAEEINSTILKVEKYPGNNGDVARVFIGKKDLSKRDHMLVGVAGHVDHGKSTLIGTLTTGSLDDGSGRTRIFLDLQKHEIERGLSADLSFAIYGFCNREPVRVKNPLNKKEKAKAVEDCDKLICFVDTVGHEPWLRTTIRGIVGQKLDYGLVTIAADQGPTHITREHIGIIMAMDLPLIVVITKIDMVSAEKIKDTKDEVFNLLKLVGRIPYMIKTCEDAKFVAEHANQHLVPVINVSSLTGDGLELLDELFLNLEVEAKEEDSLKPFMMYIDKIYSVVGAGVVVSGTVRQGRIKNGDKLLLGPDGTGKFMDVRAKSIEMHYYKKDYAEAGDVVGISIKGANIEDIKRGMILCDPNYEKRSVKKFEADVAILVHPTTIKEGYECITHIETIAETVIFEPLDKEYMSAGDTGKVKMQFKYRPFSVKEGQKIIFREGRSKGIGTITRIIE
- a CDS encoding methanogenesis marker 7 protein produces the protein MYETLTYTGGVHKHEEITELIEDLGGFVLQENLSQMDLVITLAVPIEDVDKVQEKAKELLGTVKIAPMAGTEIAIVSPTLARQHLPHSACDISEYLRRYGAKDNMIGLSRGAGKGISRISQDEKKLIEEHDLAVFALGSFRECILDKTHLFEDLEIPVVVTGAPDIDVEDIPGASAYVGGLGRIPSRLKRGEHIRALRSLAETVEGILDDRRKEITEDPPIVPSILVKTEIENQIHAVKDVYSPAPVVSQLDGVRVKLNYDEYKDEIGKVKVDEYILEDVSEIRRSLMYDYILVKLLPESSIL
- a CDS encoding PRC-barrel domain-containing protein, whose product is MKIDDIKGKEVIDGKGNVVGEVEDIDLDFRNRRIEGLVLREASITGKIGRGETKVIPCNMVDAIGEKVLLKGKPLTQEDLDVITGGE
- the comB gene encoding 2-phosphosulfolactate phosphatase; this encodes MLVSLSLDKSISKDVAIMVDVLRASATINVALNNFNKVIAVKDKDNAIELAKKYNAVLAGERDGAPIPGFDTGNSPVEMQNFSGDTLVLTTTNGTRILEGINATALVGSFINAKSVAQKASEIAEDHIEIVMAGVRGRFAIEDFLGAGEIISYLKNYELDEMAMAAYMASRDEEMVKKAIMNSKSSLTLQKLGFLEDIKFSIKKNIYDIIPIYEKGIIKNYTN
- a CDS encoding DUF1922 domain-containing protein: MYLIFRCNCGRAMYSKEGVIQKKCVCGKIFKVKSRRILAKTEDVQLAIQKVKELQEEKYGGAVFTTADKI
- a CDS encoding TRAM domain-containing protein, which codes for MFGTDQGPKTAPISEGEEYDVKIEDVGKEGDGITRINGFVVFVPGTKAGEEVKVKIVSVRRRFGFAEKIS